In the Glycine max cultivar Williams 82 chromosome 6, Glycine_max_v4.0, whole genome shotgun sequence genome, GGTGCTGTCAATTTGGTCcctgagatttaaaaaatatcaaaatgattATCGACGTTAGATTTCGTTTGCCACGTTAGTCTCTGTCGTTAATAGTCTCTTAACACCGTTACTAAATGTATGATGTGGCTGTCTAGGAATGTCAATTACGTTGTCTAActatagcaattacagtctactgcatctggctgtctaggaacaaactgattttttgaatattatcaattttctgtaatagaggttattagcaaaattaagttttttatgtatagacaagcgcacctgttgcatttgttttagtatcttgatataggtcttcttgtattagggagacttttgattttctttaactgcGGGGTATGTCCcatttattattgtatcattttggatttaatataatttacatttttcccaaaaaaaatgtatgatgtGGCACGTTAAGTGCCACCTGAACGCATACGTGGAATTTCCACATCACTTTCTTCTACTTGTCACGTAAAGAGAGACTAAATTGACATTAAAGGGACTACAATGACATTAATTTAGGTGATTGTCTTTTTCTCCAACACATAAATATGATTGTTTCTGTCAAGGCCAACAAGTGAAAAAAGTTGTCCACCAAAATACCCCTTCAAAAAAAAGTCATCAAGTCCAATAAATGGCCTACAGCTAGTAACAAAGTCTTTCTTTCATGCATCAAGGCAAACATATAATCTATAGAACTATGGTGGCTCTTGTGGTATAGGAATAGTGTCTATTTTCAAAGCCTCTTAAACCAAAATCTCAAACCTTTCACTCTCAAAAACTACTTCAACGGTTTAAACGCAAACAACAATACGTTTGAATGATATAGTGTTAGTTCAACTACGCTGCTTCAACACGAGAAGACCAAGTGCAGTGAAAAACAAAACCCTTACCTCTATTGGAAAGCACCGATTGCGTCAATCAACACTGGAGGGTAACGATGATCGACGTGGAACACATAAAAGCACTAATTGCGTCAATGAACAGTGAAGGGTGGCGAAAAACGACAATCACCACCACTGGGAGAGCAATGATCGACGTAAACCTAGCAACGCTATCCTTCAACCATAGGAGGGAGAAAATGATGAGAGGGAATTCATCACGTTTTCAATTAGACTGAAAACTATTAGAGATCAATTTGACACTATATACAAAAATTGACTTTTCATTTTCcaatataacatttaaattatatcatattaGTCTCTATAACGTGACATTGCTTATTTCCCAATTACACTTGACACGTGTGCGTCCAAGTGATACTTAACGTGTCATATCACATTTACTAACGGTGTTAGAAGACTACTAAGGATAGTTACTAACGTGACAAACAAAATGTAAAGTCgatgattattttgatattttttaaatttcagggactaaattgacgGCACCTCCAAAAGTGAGAGACTAATTTAGTACTAAATATCGAAACATAAGAACAaagttaaaaaggaaaattgttAATCTGCATATAGTATGGAGAAGAATCACCCTTTAAGAGTACGTACAGTTTTTAGGAAAATGTTTTCATACTAATCAGCGTTTCGAATTCCcttaaaaaaaagggaagaattGAATTCAGTGAAGAACAAGCGGAAAAACTAAACTAGCGTGCGATTCTGACATTGAAATACTTGTCTGCAAAGTGGGCAAGGTTTCTGAATTCGTTATCATCAATGAAACCGTCACGGTTGGCGTCTGCGGACTTGAAGGCTCGGCCACTACTACATGAGGCCAAGAACCCTCCGGTGAGGCGCACGGCGCGGCGCAGTTCGGCTTTGCTGATTCTTCCATCTCCGTTTGTGTCAAATGCTGTCATCAGCCACCGCTTAAACTGCTCCACCGTCATCACACGCTTCCCATCACTCCACACATTACGCTCCATGAACgccataatattaattaatatcaatGTGCTCTTTCACTGTGAAACTACGTATTTGTGTTATGTCTAGCTCTTGATCACCTTCCAAGCTTGCCTTCTGTATTTATATTGCCACTTTTGTTTTCCTATGTTGTTAATTCATGCACCTATgtttatcattaataattacgaagatatatatttattaatttgcatcCTTTGTGGGAGAATAAGAATCATATCCCTTTGGTATTTTGCTGGTTGGAACTGCATGCTGCTTAACAGGATCTATGTATAATATATAGGGGCGGCACAATGTATAAAATTGTCCCTTTTGCTATGTACGTGGTATATATACAGATAACCCTTTAGCCTTACTTCAATTATGGTTGCTTATGTTGTGCTTTTAGcctttctcttctatttttttttatttggtgtatatatatataaatagttatgtgtTTTATTCTCTTTGCAAGTTGGtatgtatagaaaaatataaacataaagtTATCCGTCCTCACCCTTCATATGTAGATCAACATTCTAGAATATTGTAAGCGTATATGATCCTCTTCATCTAGATAGATACGTGTTGACTTTTTATAATGATAGATTCAAAGACAATCTTAAATCGacgtaaaaaatataaaataattatttttgaaagattttttttagtagtggtggagaaaaaaaaaagagcatgcATTTGAAATATTAAATCGGAAGCTTTAAATTAAACGTGCATTAATAATTTATGGTTTATGGGTCTGCCAACTGCCATGTTAAAGGCAAACTAGTTCTTTgaacaaatactaaaataatactAGCAAGaatgtattttgttttattagatTATAGACACCAGGGAAGAACGATAAGGAATTGTGAACCTGTCCATATATAAATCATACATGGCAAAACTAATTTGTCATCAATGAAGCATGaacatttaatttgtattaaacaATTATTAAACGTTCTCGTTATTTTTAAACTCTTCGGTTAAATAATCAATAATCTATACTCTTGTAAATTAGAAAGGAAAATAACACATGATATTCGATAAAAATTAGTCAATGTTTTCCATgaagattatttttaacaataCTATAgtcagaaaaaaaatgaaaaatatttttcattggtGAACACCTAAAGTGAACACCTAAAGTGACATCTAAATAACATTGGTGAAGATAAATGGAAGACAAGGGAAGGTATGATAGGTAATATAGGGATATAAGAAGAGAAATACAATACATGTAAATGAAATGTTTGATGCATGGGTGTTCATATATCATCACTAGTTCATATCCGTCGAGTTGTCATAGTGATCAGATACTTTGCACTCACACGTTATGGAAACAATTTATATAGCAAAAAATCTTGAATTTGATTCTCATTGTGTGTGAAAACTTTTTAAACCAAGATctaatacaattattttatgattaaagaGGATCTTTCTCGAATTTTTTCTTGTCTAATTTTACTCTTTCAATTTCAATcgttgaattaaaaattatttatcgaaTGACTTCTAATACATATTGGCCACTGGTACTCTAATTGTCATTGTATtatatttgattgtttttttttctagagtCCAAGAAATATTCTTTGTTGGAATCGATTAAACttaatattaatgattaaacTGAATCAACTGCACATCAATCCATCCACACACTTAGTGGGTGTACTAGTATTTGGGCGTTAAAAAATCGTAattctatttattatatttgtgtCCTTTCAATGTAATTATTACCTTCTCATTTCATGAATCACACGGTGGAtgcttatccaaaaaaaaattaatcacagGGTGGATGCATAGTGAACCAAAAACCTTCTCTTTTGATTgatacaaacaaatataaagttataaggacaaagttaaaagaaactccttaaaaaaaaatggatcgGATGAGAAGAAGTGAATTGAGTGCAGGAGAGAAGAAAGTGAAAAAGTTAGCGTGTGATCTTGACATTGAAATGCTTGTCTGCAAACTGAGCAAGGTTTCTGAATTCGTTTTCATCAATGAAACCATCTTGGTTGGCGTCTGCGGACCTGAAAGCCAGGCCACTATTCCATGAAGCAAAGAGCCCTCCGGTGAGGCGCACGGCACGTCGAAGTTCGGATTTGCTAATTCTTCCATCTCCGTTAGCGTCGAATGCTGTCATCAGCCACCGCCTAAACTGCTCCACAGTCATCACACGCTTCCCATCACTCGACACATTACGCTCTATGAATGCCATGTTAGCAACTCCTATTCAAATTCAACCCCTCTCTAGTCTCTAAGTATTTGTGTTATGTCTAGCTTAGCTTCTTATCACCTTCCAAACTTGGGTTCTGTATTTATATTGCCACATTTGTCTTCGTATTTTGTTAATGCTCTcatgtttattattaattacgTACGGAGAAACATGCAGTATattcaatatattaatttgcATCCTTTGTGCAAGAATAAGAATCGTATCCCTTGCTATATTTTGCTGGTTGGTTGGTTCTCCTAGCTTCTTAATTAATAGGATGGATCTATAcgaactaaatttttaaatatatgtatgaAATTGTCTCTTCTTTTGCTATATACCATGTACGTAAGTTGTATATATAAGAGATATTATCGAGTCGTTTGGAATCATCATGATTCTCACTAATCTTTACTTAACATATAAGTAaatgttttaagtttttattttgtaaattataaaatttaaggtTCCAAACTAtatatctaataatttctcaaatgTATAGATGGAAAAATTTTGATGAACAACAAacacttttgtttttatatgaCATGATACGATAAGTATTTAATATAAAGACgttgtttatatatcattattctATAGGGTAACCCTCCCACTAGTGGGTGGTAACAATATGGTGATTTGGATTGGTTCTTATTTCAATTAAACAATATGGTGGCTGTTGTGCTTTTAgccattctttttctttttttatataatcttaATTATGATTGATGTGTTTATTCTTTTGCAAGCTGGTATTATTAACAGAAAGTATAAGCATAAAGTTATACGTGTTCCTTCCTGTAGATCAAGGCTGTAAATGGCCCTCTCCATTAGGCATTATGTAGTTGGAAAAGAAGagcatttgaaattaattaaggcgaaaaaactatataaattaaGCAAGCAAGTTATTTATACAAATACTGAAATAATATTGGCAAGAGAAGACTATACAAGATAAAGATTGCATTTTTGTTCGCAATAGATTATAGTAGGACCTTCCATATACCATGCATGCACGGCAAAACTAATTTATCTTTCATGTCTCAACAAACATGCATTAAACGTTTTTATTATGATGTAATATTGTTTTGAAAATCCAACCGGATCAATTAAttcaacgaaaaaaaaaaaactggttaCGTGTCTGATCCAATACTTCCCCAAAACTAATACATCTTTACATAAGCCATTTAATAGGTAAACTTGAAAGATTGatcaatttttcttaaaactatttttttataaaaaagaaaacctttaaaatgatatcattttggttttaaaaaaaaaaatattataatttatgatactttaagtaaagtttaatttttattattaataatttatacatattatgttatcttttatttaatattattaggatattatattaaaatatcaaataaatatttttaaatatattttaagccAATATTTTTACGGGTTTAATGACCAGTCGAGTTGCAAgaacattatttatttgttcaCCTCATCGTATCAATAATGCCTTTGGTTCTATTCAAAAACTTGATAgaaaaattttaacttaaaattgaatattaattgataaattgtTGTATCCTCAGCTCCCCATATTCAAAGTTCAGAAATCCATAAGTTGTGTTTCAAATTTCAAGGGTTGTGTATTATTTAATATACAGATAAAAAAACATGCCTGTAAAAAAAAAGGTCAAAAACATCTTAATCTGGATAAAAAAGGAGAGATGATTCAGAACATAGtatatgaaccctaattatcTCTAATTGAAGGGGTTATTTTATCAACTTACTTCctatttgttttaaagttagaaaaataattttcatactttttaaatataaaaaaatacatttcaatCTAAATATATAGTTCAAATTAATTCTCCatgaaaaattagttttaatttagacacatgtcttaattatatatgttataaaaaatgtattaattgtATTTAACAGTTCAAAATCAAGTTTTACCCACgtttaaaaactaaacaaaactaGGATGCTTAGGCCATCTACAACCGTTTCTATTAGAAAAACCAAGCATTAATGCTAACCTCCACCAGCTCGATCTTAaagtttcttaagaaaactaGGATGCGTCAATTATTTTACTGaggattaaatttaaaaagaaataaaaagttggataaaaaatacaattaagcctttttaaaataagtttaaatatacCACTCTATTATCACTTAAGTTACATGACTTTATGAATTCtgatttttgaattaaagtaattgataaattaatttttttaattgtttttacttttaattattaataacgtAACAGTGTTATATACTTTCAAGAAATCGAATGGTGTTTTATCTTGAAATTAAGCTTAGTAACATTTTCAATCTTATATAGTCTTGTCAAATAGATGAGTCCTACCAGGTACCGATGGGGTTTGAGACTATTTGAGGAAAAACATAATACAGTAACaacattgatttaaaaaaaaaaaacattgaagatgttttaatttaagacttgtgtatttttatattaaataaagttaattttgataacatcaattttagatTAGTATAATTATGATAAAAGTATGACAgtgagagaaaataattttaaaaattagccaAACAGGTCCCTAGAGATTGGACTCCAAAAAATGGTCCGGATAATCCCTAGCGGCCTGGGCACAAGGACGATTAACGGTTAAATAGATTTGGGGCGAAACTGAAGACTGAACTCCGAAGTGTTATATTATAAAGTCATGGGCCAAAAGTGATTAACGGAATAATCCATAACTTGTATGTATGTAGTTAACGTGGAAGGATTGGGTGAAGACGAAGGGTTTGGCTTAGACTTAGATGGAGTCGCGTGGACACTCAAACCCGCTTCTGTCATTTTCCAGCTTCATCCATCAACACTGCGTCCGCTTAGGGTCCGACCTCGCGACTCGTTTGGATGACACGAAGCGAGCCCTAGCTCAATCTCATCATAATCTTGTCTTCCCCAAACACGCCCTCGCCCACGCCGCCACTGCTACCCTGGGCTCCCAGCACGTGGCTAAGTCCCTCGTCGGCACCTCCGTTTTCACCGTCAGCAATTCCAACAATGAGTTCGTTCTTATCTCCGACCCCGACGGTGCCAAGTCCATTGGATTGCTTTGCTTTCGCCAAGAGGACGCCGAAGCCTTTCTCGCTCAGGTTTCTCCGCTCAATCCTATTCCAATTTCATCCTCTCTTAATTGCATTATCCTAATTTGTTGTTCACTATTTTAGGTTCGATCACGGAGTAGAGAGCTTCGAAGCAAGGCTAGGGTTGTTCCAATTACTCTCGACCAggtccttttcattttcttcactcTCTCGCTGTAATGCTGCTTTTcttaaaggaaaataaattcgAATGTGGATTTCTTCAACGATACCTTGGCTTTAGTTAGTGCTCTTTGAGTTGATGCATATGTTGttgtcaaattatatatattgataacaTTATCTGCTATACTCTCAACATATTTTGCCAATGGAACCTGTATTCCATACCTGTATCTATCAAATGCCTTTGGTTGTGCTTGGTTTCTATCATATTGAGAGTCATGTAGGAATTGGGTAATCTATAATGAGGGGAGGATGTGCTACTGACTGCAACTATATAGTAGATAGTGTCTTCAGCTTGTTAATTATGGTGTTTATCCTGTACCTTTTACGTATGACGAATTCTTGTGCTACAGGTATACATGTTGAAGGTTGAAGGCATTGCCTTCCGATTCTTACCTGATCCTGTTCAAATAAGGAATGCTTTGGAGGTTAGAATCTTACTGTATACTATATAGTTCTCACGTACAACATATCACTTTAAGCAGCACCATTATTGTTCATCAATTTAGTCCAGTAGCAATGACAATAATGAGAGAAAGAATCTTTGACTATATACATGATAGCTGCTGTGTGGGAATTAGTTCTGTGACATCAATTTAAAACTAAACTATATATAAACATGTAGCATATATGTTGGTTGATCCGCTGAGCTGTTAGATTGTGTTTAATTTAGTTTCCATTTCACTCTTGTCAGCTTAAACCAGTCAACAAGGGAGGTTTTGATGGAGTTCCTGTTTTTCaggtatgttttcttttttgcttgtgGGTGGGAGTTACAAAATGTTATGAGCTCATCTTTTGGTTTATACATTTATAAAAAGGGAACTATTACTATCAGTACAAACTTAACttcagttcattttttttactgaactaACTGTCA is a window encoding:
- the LOC100802286 gene encoding protein TIC 22, chloroplastic, whose protein sequence is MESRGHSNPLLSFSSFIHQHCVRLGSDLATRLDDTKRALAQSHHNLVFPKHALAHAATATLGSQHVAKSLVGTSVFTVSNSNNEFVLISDPDGAKSIGLLCFRQEDAEAFLAQVRSRSRELRSKARVVPITLDQVYMLKVEGIAFRFLPDPVQIRNALELKPVNKGGFDGVPVFQSELLVVKKRNKRYCPVYFSKEDIEQELSKVSRASRGPGVSQHIAVGSLEDVLRKMEMSERNSGWEDLIFIPPGKSRSQHIQELNE
- the LOC102662531 gene encoding polcalcin Phl p 7 codes for the protein MAFIERNVSSDGKRVMTVEQFRRWLMTAFDANGDGRISKSELRRAVRLTGGLFASWNSGLAFRSADANQDGFIDENEFRNLAQFADKHFNVKITR
- the LOC106799125 gene encoding polcalcin Phl p 7; the protein is MAFMERNVWSDGKRVMTVEQFKRWLMTAFDTNGDGRISKAELRRAVRLTGGFLASCSSGRAFKSADANRDGFIDDNEFRNLAHFADKYFNVRIAR